A window of Odocoileus virginianus isolate 20LAN1187 ecotype Illinois chromosome 3, Ovbor_1.2, whole genome shotgun sequence genomic DNA:
TTGAGCTCCCAGAATATGTGATGAAAGTGTTTAAGAAATTgttggaaatataaaaatgagcTCCAAAGAGGATAGACAGGTAAATATATTGTTCTGAGAGCTTAAACTCATAGAATCAGGGAAAGCTTCACTCATGAAGTCATATAGTGTCCTGTGCTTAGGAGTGGCCCATGTGTGATTTAATGATCTGatgttgccatcttgaaatttttaataattttgaaaaaagggTACCacctttaatttttccatttaaaatatgtatttggtcCTGCATGGAGCTATGAAAGATTGACAAGGGAAATGATATAGACAGAGGAGAGTAGGATCTACTTGAGACACTTGAGGAAATGTCCCCATTGATAAGTCAAAAACTAAAAGGAGACCAAAATATGGAGTCTCATTGTCCCAGGAAATTCCAAATAATGAGTTTTTAATTCTTGGATGGGTATGATAACTGtgtatatatgaaataatttttaaatagtggaGTAAATTGATCAGCATTTAGTGTTTATCAAACAATAAGTTAAAGACAGGTGaacctcaccttttttttttactggatttctgatttattataaaaggatgagATAAAAGATATGAATGAACATTCAGATGAAAGAAATATGCAAGACATGGAGGTTCCATGCCCTGTCTGAGTGCTTCACCCTCCCCAACTCTCCGTATGTTCACCAGCCATAAGTTCTTCATGTGCGTGCTAAATCgtttcagtagtgtccaactctttgcgaccctatggactctagcctatcaggctcctctatccatgggattctccaggcaagaatagtggagtggtttccatttcctcttccaggtgatcttcccaacccagagatcaaacccgcatctcttacatctcttacactggcaggcaggttctttaccactagcaccacgtgggaagacTGTAAGTTCCTCAggacattttaaatatcattttgttCAACTAAGACATAGAAAGAATGGATAGGGGAATAGCTAGTCTAAAATAAAGGTTCATAACTAGGCATAAGATTTATGAGATGTCCTATATTTTTTCTCCCACAACGCATCAGCCATCATAGAGGAAGTTGAGATATGGCAAAAAGAAATAACATATCTACTACAGATTTCATCCTCTTGGGCCTCTTTCCTGAGTTCCAATATGCCAGCCTCCTGGTCTACCTCATTCTTCTGGTCTACCTCATTGCCCTCACAGGGAACGCCATGCTCATCTTCCTGATCTGGCTGGATGTTCACCTCCACactcccatgtacttcttcctcagccaGCTCTCTCTCACTGACTTGTTCTACATCTCCAGCTCCGTTCCTAAGATGGTCATCAACCACTCTTTAGGGAAGCACAGCATCTCTTTCACCGGCTGTGGAATCCAAATGTTTTTCTGCCTGAGTCTAGGTGGTGCCGAGTGTCTCCTTCTAACCTTCATGTCATATGACCGATTTGTGGCTGTTTGTTATCCCCTGCAATACACAGTCATCATGAATCCTAAGGTCTGTTTGCTCATAGCAGTAGCATCATGGACTGGGGGTGCTctaaattcactcattcaaacCATCTGCACCATGCATTTTCCTGTATGTGGTCTAAAGGAAATTGATCACTTCTTCTGTGAGATGCCAGCTGTCTTGAAGCTATCCTGTGAGGATACTTCAGATTATGAGATGGTGGTGTTTGTGGTAAGTATCATATTTATCCTCATCCCTCTCAACCTCATAATTGCCTCCTACATTCAAATCTTCCTCACTGTTCTCAAAATGAAATCTCCTGAGGGGAGGAGCAAAGCCCTGGCCACGTGCTCTTCTCACCTGACTGTGGTGAGTCTCTA
This region includes:
- the LOC110136321 gene encoding olfactory receptor 2T27-like; this translates as MAKRNNISTTDFILLGLFPEFQYASLLVYLILLVYLIALTGNAMLIFLIWLDVHLHTPMYFFLSQLSLTDLFYISSSVPKMVINHSLGKHSISFTGCGIQMFFCLSLGGAECLLLTFMSYDRFVAVCYPLQYTVIMNPKVCLLIAVASWTGGALNSLIQTICTMHFPVCGLKEIDHFFCEMPAVLKLSCEDTSDYEMVVFVVSIIFILIPLNLIIASYIQIFLTVLKMKSPEGRSKALATCSSHLTVVSLYLGPGIVVYMTPGSSHTPALDQGLSVFYTILTPMLNPIIYSLRNKEVVGALRKVLKKKLVSK